The genome window CTACACTACTGTTTGCTGTTCAACAATGCTCCATTTGATGGATTATAGTCCATTTCACGTAAAAATATCAGTGCCAATTTCTGTGAAATAGACTGCAGAAAGTAACATTCTACCCAAAGCCATTTGACAGACCACAGGTAGTGTCGTTACTCCAGCAAACTCTCCAACCAAAGTGTACACTGCGTAGTTGATCTGAGACCTCTTCCTCCATTCCAGTGCTTGAGTGAGGACTATCAGACATTAGTCGACGTGCTCGAACCTTTGGTTAGTGTGAAGGCGAAGGAAGAGGTCGCCACATCACTGGTCCACGTCTTTCAGAGGTTAAACAAGGTCAAGGACCTCTTGACCAACATTGTGATGGTAGAGATTGATAGGCTAGGTAAGGAGACCATCTTTCTACAAGGCTAACTATTCGCTTATCGTTCAAGAATTTGGGTtattttaaaagaaaattaGAAACAAGTGacacaaatggtaccatcagtaCTCACTGAgatctttcaaatgaatggtcatgtctttgacaaaaacctcactaatatgcaattattcttttcagaaaatgaacACATGACATTTAGAGGCAATAGTATAGCTACGAAATCCATAGAAGCATTTATGAAACTTGTTGGGGAAAAGGTAAGAATAACTTTTCAAGTCTTGGATGAAGGTAACAGTGGGGCCATCTGATATCCATATGAGAAACTGATCGGATCAAAGTGTCTGTGCCGATAAACCATTAGTTGCGGAAATGGTCGTAATAAAGAATATTCTATGTCAACTCTTCAAATTTATCAACACACATCTTCATGAATCCCATCTCTTTTTTCAGTACCTTCAAGACACATTAAGTGAGTTTGTCAAGACGATCATCGACGCCCCTGACGACTGTGAGGTCGACCCTACTAGGCTAGCCAACCCTCAGTCCCTGCAGCGGAACCAGACCAACCTCGTCATGTACTGCGAGATGGCCTGGTGCAAGATCATCAACAGCTTTTGTTATTTTCCGAAGTAAGTTTGAATTAAGTTCCTCATCTTCTAATCTCAAGCGTTCCAATGCATGAATAGTCATGTCAATTGGTTTCCTGCAACCAATGTCAGTTCACCACTTAGCCAGTGATGTAGACACTGGTCCCCAAgatcattgttttgatagttgtTCCGTCTTTTTCAGGGAACTCAAAGAAGTGTTTGCCAGCTTCCGTGAATGTTGCGTTGAGCGTAATCGTGAAGAGACATGTGATAACCTGATCAGTGCCTCCATCTTCTTACGTTTTCTCTGTCCGGCCATCTTGTCACCCAGTCTCTTCGGACTCAGTCAAGGTGAGTGGCTTTCTGGTTTGAATGCTTGTTTTAGACACGAATTGTTTGGGCTGTCGAAGTGGTTCAGTGcaacatcagcacctgtcatCTCTGAGGTCTCGGGTTTGATTCCTGGTACACTCATGACATAGAGAGGGCAACTGCAACACGCTTTCTCACTCATTGATGTCGGTTTCTTTTTCACTTGCAGAGTACCCCAATGAGAAGGCAGCCAGGAACCTGACCCTCATCGCCAAGACCATACAGAATCTCGCCAACTTCACCAAGTTTGGTGGTAAGGAGGAGTTTATGACGTTCATGAATGACTTCGTGGAACAAGAATGGGGAACAATGAAGAGCTTCCTCAGAAAAATATCGGTATGTTGTTCTAAGTATTCTGTAAAATGACATCAGTATTTCGCCTCCATCAGTGGCCCATTGCAGAATACTGTTCCTCTCAGACTGACTTTTTGCCCCTTGCCGCTTCTCACTTTTGTAAGAATATTGTTGGTAGTGGAGCTTGATCCATTTAGGTCAGAAACTTTGTTAGATAAGTTAGTTGCTCTCTTCAGTAAAAGGAGACAGATTATCAATAAGATTGTGTGGCAATGTCTAAAGTCTCCATTCTTTCTCATCAGACACGGGAAGAAACTACCAACCTCCTGGAGTTTGACGGCTATGTGGATCTCGGCCGAGAGCTCTCCATCCTCCATTCACTTCTCATCGAGACTCTGGATAAGGTATTCACGCTTCAGGTATTGTTGTGGCCTCAGGTGGCAGTcttcatgtttttcttttcattacTTTGATTTATCCTCGACAACTCTTTGGATATTGATAGACGATACCCAAGTTCATGATCTGTGCACATCCAGCTGTTCTTTATATGCAGTACCTCCCTTGTGGCTGGTCGTATTGTCTCAAGATGCCTCAAGTCAGAGAAAATCTGGGTGTACTAGTAGGTCAAACTGAAATGAGGTATTTTCTATCCAAAGAGTTTGAGGATTCACCTTCTGTTTAGTTATATTCTATTAAGTTGCTTCAAGTTGCGATGGTGTGTTAAACCAGGGGTGCTGCCGGATGAACATACAGAAGAGTCAAACAAAAGAATTGCAAAATGTTAATCTTGTGATTATTTCACCAAGATATTTCTGTTATGGCTCTCCATAGAGCGTACCTGCAGCACCCCTGTTAGATATTGTTTGATATTGTTCATTCTTGAAATAATGTTTGTTTCTTTGTTTCTGTTGGGCACCAATGCACCATTTCATCACGCCCCCTATTGGTTCCTCTCGTTCCAAATCTGTAATGCATGATAAAGAAAGTTACATAACTGTCAACTCTTCTTAAAATTACTGGATTATAAGCTACAGATACTACAAGAAAGATTTGGGAAAGTACTCTCCGGAGTACATTCGTAGCTATAAGAAACTGGCAGGCGTTGCTTGGAAACTGTCAGATGTTGCTTAGAAACAGTCAGCCATTGCTTAGAAACTATCAGGCGTTGCTTAGAAACTATCAGACTTTGCATGTGTTGCCTGAAGCTGTCAGTTGGTATTTGGCTATCTGGCTGAATGGTATTGCCTGAAAATCAGTTTGTATATGCCACAAGATCAGTGACACGTATGGTATGTAGCATGTCTTTGAGCAACAGCCCAAGCCTCaaagacaaaatatgtacaacatATTTAATGTTTCTCCTTTTCTATCCAGCCGGGCGAGGCCAGATTAACACGGCTCACCACAACGCTTGCCAGAGTAACCGATGCCCTTGATAATCCATCGCAAACTCTCAAGAGGAAACCGTCATCGGGCGGCGCCGCAAACTATGATAACTTGAGTTTATACAGCAGCTCGTCATCAACGAAAGAGAACGATACGCCAAAATTGAACATGCGGGATTATAACGATGCAGACTTGTCACGTGTGAACGACAAATCTGTGATGCAGAACTTAGCGCGGGCGCACCGGAGTTACAGTTTGACTGGTGGGTCCCGCTCAGGCGTCGCCCATGACTTGAACACTGCCGACGATTATGTACTCTTTGGTGCTTTGGAGGAGAATCCCAACTTGAGTCCGAGTACTTCGAATCGAGCTGAGATAAAAGACTTGAAAGCTAACGAGCATAAACTGAACCAGTCATGGAATCAGATGCTTAAAGCTGCGGAGGTTGTCAATGGCGATGTGATGGACTTGATCGCATTTGTTGATGAGGGGCATGGAGAGGGACCAAATACATCCCTTGATCAGGATAATGGGAGCCAAATCTCAATTAGCCAGGTTTCTAACGTGGCGAGTTCAGGGTATCAGTCATTCGGTTACAGCCAGTCGAGCTCACCGGTAGACCCGTCGGTATTGCATTCGGACCAGCTTACAAACTCTAATACCAACTCCAACAGATCTCCTGTGACGCAACAACGGACTCAACCCCTCTCGTTTTCAAATCCTGTTTACCGGTTAAACGCAGGTTTGGCGAAACTGCCGAAACCGTCAAAAGCTTCACGGTCAAGTTCAGTGAGTTCAGAAGACGATGGAATACTTCTGACACGGATGCCTACGCCGCCAAAAAATGTCTCTTCGAAACCGCCAACGGATTTAGCAGTGCCAAGAATGAATACCATAAACTCTGCAAGTGAGGAGTGCTTAACGATGCCACCTAGTGGACTACAGCGACATCATCGGTCGGCATCTTTAACGTCGGCACCAGGGTTTTATCGTAGTGTTTCTAATTCCACTTCGCCCCTGTCACCTAACCACCCGATGGCTAACCAGGAGGGTTTTTGGTACAAGGAGGGGAACCTCCAGACAAATAACCTTTCACAAAGCGTGGACTTAACATCGTACAATCACCacaaccaacaacaacaacggcgGCCAATGCGGCGGACGTCGACGGACACTGTGATCTCACAATCGCAATATCAGTACCCGGACGGGCGGGGGGCTACGAGTCCCCCAGAAAGCCCCAGATACGGTAGTCTGACCTACAGCCAAAGACGTGCATCACTGCCACAGAATAACGTGCGGATGGGTGTACGTATTGTTCAGCGTAAACTGCATGAACAGGAGAAAACAAAAGAACAGGTAATGGAGGAATCATGGGTAATTGGACTTTTTAACGTTGTTTATGAAGACTcaggaaaatatttcaaatgttcACGGCTCAGTTGGTCAATCAGTGTAAGAGGCAAATGCCTGCATTAGCTCAAGTATCGAGCTTTATCTCCTGTCAGTTCCTCTTAAAATAGTAGTCTCAGGACTTATTGCCAGCAGCGTAACTGTGAACACTGATTGAACAACTGGGTCCAGGCTGTGAGTGAATCTGTAGGAAAAATTTGAACTATTAGTGTAGAAAGCTGAAAGTTAAACCAAACAATTGGCGAACAACCAACTTCTTTTGAAAGTTTTCCCGAGTCTTTTGTTCTGTTTAGTTTGCTTTGAATTCCTTTGCTTGTTATATTTTGTGGTGTTTGGGGTGATTTGACATTAGTGCTAGTAGCTTCGTGAGTAGAGCATTAGGTTTGCCCCCCTGGGGTCATCTAGCATGGACTGGGTGTGGGTCCGtctattcattttgaaaagtcaGAAAGGGCCAAGGGACCTGAACTAACGGGGTGGGTGTCTTGTGTAGGTTTGGACTTTgtatgacttttcaaaatttgttGACATAAGTTAGCTCAATGATAAGAATATCTCTTGGGTCCAAATTTGGTAAATGTTCCCTAACCTGCATGGCTATGGAGATAAGGGGCCATGCTGCATGAAATCCAGttagaaaaaaatgaattttttcTCATGGCTTGGTGGTGCATATGTTAACTCTTATTCTCACCAAAGGAGACTTCAGGGTTCAGTTTCTGCCCATAGAGGGGGTTGGTTGAATGAGAAGCTTTTCCTGCTCTGACTTTGTTTTCATTCGCTATACGAAGGTATCCATGGTGGCTTGTGTGCatatgtttcttaaccaatcaGAATGTTGTTTTCCAGTACGAATCAGAGTTAAACGCCTTGTCCAAGATGTTGGCAGAAACACAACATAAACTGCAGGATGCCGAATGCCGATTAACCCAACAAGATAGCTCAAAAACAGACTTAATGCGTGAATGGCAACAACGTCTGGTAGAAACGGAATCAGCCGTGAAACGGCAACAAATGGAAAAGGAAGAGCAGTCGAAACATTTAATACAAAGGTATAGCGGTCGTTCTGAATCCCACCTACAGGAGACCCAACtacgtcaacaacaacaacaacagcagctaCAACGACCGTACTCCGATTACCGGGCGGAGTCGTGTCCACAGTTGCTGAGCCGACATCACCGACAAGAATCCGAGAGCCCGCCAGTTATTTTACGCCATTCACAAAATCAAGCAAATATAAAATCTAGGTGGGCATAGTTTGCTTATGATATCAGTGGTGTGAACCTTTGTTATGTTTTCAATTAATTATGAATTTATAAATTATTAATATCAAATCTGATGATTTTCATTGATAATTATTGTAACTAATCAATAATTAATCGACTTGATTTTGTTTTGTCAATTACTTCATCGTTGGCTcagcagcagtggttttcaaacCTACATTTTCCATCTTTCCAAAACCTATACTTTTTCCCTTTAATATCCCCAAGTCCAAGCCTGTCCTCTATTCAAAGTGTAAACACTTGCTCCAATCCATTAGTACCGACCCTCTATCTGATTTCTTGTGATCTCTCTCAACTAACAGTTCACTTTAAAGTAGTTGACATGTGTTGTTGAATGACTCGCATACTGTGTATCAGACTCCTTCTGCAGTGGTTCTGTTGCCTGAAAGTAGGAAGCTTACTTTTGAAAGTAGGGCTGCTTACTTTGAAAGTAGGAAGCTTACTTTTGAAAGTAGGGCTGCTTACTTTGAAAGTAGGGCTGCCTACTTTTGAAAGTAGGGCTGCCTACTTTTGAAAGTAGGGCTGCCTACTTTTGAAAGTAGGGCTGCCTACTTTTGAAACTAGGGCTGCCTACTTTTGAAAAAAGGGCTGCCTACTTTTGAAAGTAGGGCTGCCTACTTTTGAAAGTAGGGCTGCCTACTTTTGAAAGTAGGGCTGCCTACTTTTGAAACTAGGGCTTCCATCATCTAAAAGTAGGGCTGCCTGCTACTTGTACACAATTTTCCCAAATTGTAGGGGTTGTGTACTAAAATTAGAGGGATTTTTTCTCTCACAAACTTGGGTCTCACTCAAGGCAATGTTGGCCGGAGCAGACTTTCAGCATGCAATATCACTGTGAGAGGAGCATTACTGTGTATAAATGTTGCATCTCTGAAGCACAAAGCATCAATGtaaatgttttaaaaatctgtctaccatacatgtacctttcaaGGAGTAGCCGGGCGAACACTTATCATATCAAACCTCTTTCCTAGAGTAGACATTGGTGTAGAAAACAGTGTTATATTAGCCGCAATTGAAAAATACTTGTGCTGACGGCCGATTGGTCAGGTCATATGTTGTCTTCTGTTGCCTTACAAACTGTTTTGATTTGCTGCAAATAGGTGGCTCTGAATATGAGTGTTTTCGCTAATTTTCAGTGTGAAAAATACATACGGACATGCGTACCAACCGAAACAGATTACAGACGTATGACAAGTCGAATGAAGGTGCGATAGAATTTCGATGAAAATtaatttttggtgattttggtGTGAATCCTAGTCAATGTCTTATGAATTTAATCTAAATACCTGCCAATAACTTACTCCCCAGGATGACAAATTACATCATTAACAGGAAAAAAACCTGGGTGAAATGTCACTTTGAAAATGGCACATTGATGTCATAAAGGTAGTTGACATTTAGCGCTGGCATCAGCAATGTTTGACCATGTCTGACTTCATGCCAAAAGGACATCTTTGCATATTGGTGCTACATTTATTGAATTTTTAGCAGGTTTTGTAAATGAGGTCAAAAGGTTCTTCTTCTTTCTTGAAAACATTGTCAGGATTCGCACTGAAACATCATTATGTCGGAGTGTTAGGCTTGTTTTCAAAACCACCACTGGTGTCGCCACCAGTTTGCTTGTCGCACTGTCACATATTGCTTTTGGTTTTGTAATCGTAATCCCACACTAGAGATCATGCTACTAAGAATGTATTGGTCATCCAATCGTTGACCTCTTTAATTTAATAGTGTGAATATTTATTTCATGTAACCTTGTGCAAACTGATCAAAACTTTCTGCTGCGAATAAGTCTGTGGGGCATTAGAGTCTTAATCATATAGACTTGAACTCCTGAGTTGTGTGGTCTCATAGATATTTCATAAAAGTTATTCATCAATCATCTTCACCAAGTACCTACATGTGTAAGTGGAAATCTTTGGTCAGTTTGCTTTCCTGCTCAATCCCAGCACAATCATATGTTTCAAGATTTCAGTGGAGTCCTACTTAGGTCATCCAGTCATCCCTCATAGCACATGTTGTATAGTTCTAGAATACATCAGTTTATCCATTGGACATTCtgacatttttcaaagttgTGGTTTCAATCATGGGAGCTGAACAGTTCGTCAGTGGGCCTGGACAGGGCCACATACCTAAGTCATATGGAGCGTTTCTCAAATTGAGGTATGCAGTGTCGGAAAATTAGCCAACTGTGGGCCTGGACAGGGCCACATACCTAAGTCATATGGAGCGTTTCTCAAATTGAGGTATGCAGTCTTGGAAAGTTAGCCTCAAAGAACCAAGAATCTTGCTTTGTGCTACACAAAGTAGATCTGTTGCTCAGCAGATGTCTCATCTCATCAATCAGCATATAAGCTTAGAACACATTACTTATAATGCAcattatgatttttcatttttaattaCAAACTGTGCCAGTTTTACTAATGTCCTTCGGAGGGtccagtaataaatattttgatttatCTCTAATGTCTGTGATACGAAAGTGATGAATGTTGCATAATTGAACACACTCACTAAATGCATTTTTAGAAGTTTTGGAGGGGGATACATGTAGATGGATTTGGTAGAGGCGTTTTTGACGGATGTATTTTCTATATGGATATGAAGTGTGGTGTTGGGCTTGGCTTTCTCCTTGGCATGTGTATAGTTTAGCTTCAGCTAGTCACAAATACATTCATCATGCTTGTAATGTATTCCTAAAACTTTAATCATCTCGTCAGCAGAATATCAACATAAACGTCATTGATGATGTTTCATAATCTTGAGTTTGTCAAGATTGTTAAAAGCAATGGGTTAATCTGAAACATATGTGGTTGTTCATGAACCTCACTTGTATCTGTTGTTAACAAGTGTTTGATGTTGTCCGTTCCAAGCTGTTTTCAGTTTGAACTCTGAAGGGTTCCCACTTTTAAGGAAAAAGTCCTTTGATCAGTTTTGAGTTTCGAAGCTTTGGTGCTAAGAACATCTAAAAACCCACTGATTTGACTTAAATTTGCctcattttcaaaagtgttTTGTTTGTTCTTGCAGATTAGTTGGAATGGAGAACGAACTCCGCCGTGAACAGACGGAGATGTCATCGATTCTGTCGCAGAAACAGAACGTGATAACGTCACAAGAAAAGCGCATCCATAACCTGGACGTTGCCAACTCTCGCCTCCTGGGGGCGCTGGGACAGCTGAAGGATCGTTATACAGTGCCAAGTCGAAATGGAATTGCTAACAGTAATATGCCAAGGGCGCAGTTGTCCATGACTGAGAGTGGCGAGTTTAAGAACAGTTCGTGTTAAGAATCTAATCAGGACATTGTGTTGAGAACTAGAACACGGAAGAAAGACCTCATAGATTGCTAAATAGTCTGGTGCGCCAAAGGCCTTAGATGTCCAGGTACTTGGTTTGTGCTGGATACGGTTGAGAGAAGACAGAGTGGCAAATTAGTCATCTTGCAATCATAAGTGATGTTCTGTTGTTGTTGCTtcagttgccatggtgatgTGGCATGTCATGTGATATTGTGTTGTCATATCACGTGGTTGCTATGGTTATGTGTAAACAGTTCTTGTTTCCATGGATACCAAGAGTGACGTCACTTTGAGTTTTAAAAGTACACAGCTACACTTTGTTATGGATTGTTCATTGTTGCTAAGGAGTTTTATGGTTGCTAAGCAACCACCTACTTGGAAAGTTGGATTAACAGGACCAGCATGAAAGTGGGTGTTCTGAAACACTCTTTGGGGAGAGGGAAACTTTGTCACTAGGCAGAAAGATCTGCAGACTTTTGGAAATGTTGGGACCAGTCACATTCAGCTTATTATTTGGATTTTAGAAAACAGTTTTCTGGTGATGACGAATTCAATTATgccttttaaaaaaattccgcACTCGTACCCTCGGATTAGTGTTTGTTAAGATGATATGAATTGAGGTATGATGATATGTTGGTTCCACCCTCAAAGGGTGGGGCCAGTAACTTCAAAGGCCTGATTATGTGAAATATTATGAATATACCCTATTGATGGCCAACTATAACCTGGTGCTATTAATTGTATTCAACTCTGGTGTTAAGTAGAGATCACGTTAGGGTTTTGTCTTCATGAATAAATACCTCTTTAGAGAGAAAGAAAGGGTTAATGTGTCAAGTTGACAAATCGATTTGTGGTGGAGGACAGTAAAAAGTCTGATGTTGTTTCAGTGGGCGATAACGCTTGCACGAGCAGTAGAAAGTGATTGGGCTCTGAATTGATTTACTCTCCTAAATCACTGAAGCAAtacattctccaaagcagagtCGTCTTATACAGTGTTAGTGAGGTAGTGTTTTATCTGTTATATATGTACACATATTGTGGTGTTTTAACCCTGCTTTGGAGAGTGCACCCTGAAGGCATCCCATGTACTTGATCGTATCGGacttaattcaaattcaatcatgTATAATTGTTTCCGCAAACCTCGTGCACAACTTTTCTGAACTGAAATATTAGTTGCATGTCTCGATATTGTCATGAAATAGCCTATGCCAGAGTGGCGCATGGTTGCAGCTCCACCAAGTTCTCGAGAGTTTATACAAAGGTACcttgattgtgaaaaaaatatatgcACTTGCTGTTGATTATGAGAAGATAAAGGCCTGCTGTATCTGTACTGATTTCCCTAGATTTGTTAAGAAGATATACCGATTTCCCTAACTTTTGAGAGGAGATATACTGATTTCCCTAACTTTTGAGAGGAGATATACTGATTTCCCTAGATTTTGACAGCAGATATGCTCGATTCCCTAGTTTTAAACAAGCAATACACTTTAATAAAGAGTTGTCTTGTTTTGCAATGAATCGCTTCACTTTTAAGGCTGCACTGGAAATCTACCCTGTTCTATGCACATCTTTTCTAAGGAAGATTTTGATAATATGTTTGTAACCTCCTTAGGCAAGGGTTTGGGGTGTCTCTTCTTCTATACTCAAAGCCTTCTATCAAATGCAAGTGTCCCGGTGCTCAATTGAATGAATATACTGGTCTTGGGCTAAAATAGACTTGCCCAAATCTTTCTCAGATGCATTTTAGGGTGTAATGTGCTCATTCCACCCCTCAATTTTACCAGTCACGAAATATTGGGCCGTTCTATTGTTACTAGAAATCAGTTCTGCACTGTCTTACATGTATTGTCAGTCAGTTGGGCACCATgagtatgtcatgtatgtgagGGTTACCGGAATCCTATAAAAATGTGCTTCAGGACCATATCAAAAGTTAGTGATACCGAAAAACCATAAAATAGTACTCTGTAAACTTTCGTTTGCCATTATTGTTTATTTGGTCATGCTATACCTGAGTAAAAAGTAAAAACCGATCTAAGCTAGCTTATTTCTTTGTCTCCAAGCAAGAGAGATGGGTATTTTTTGTATCATGTAGCGTCAGTGTATTACCACTGACTTGGTGTATATATGTATTATGCATTTATTATGTTCGTTATGAACATGATGTAATTTAAGTAAAACGTATCTCTTTCACATGAAATACTGGTGTTGACTTGTTCTTTGGTCTGTCACTCATTGATCCTCGCTTGAATGAGGAGATTCCCATCCCGAGAGAGCTCCATAGGAAACAAGAACCCCAGAAGAAAATTGGTTTCTGGGTGTCTGCAAGCTAAAATTAGCTAGACACAGCcaaaccagaagtattaaggtagcaggaaggggtgggtgtttgtggtttccgagtgtgagggggtaaaggggtgtctgttgactgtgctttaagagagactaggcattaacgcacagtcaacagacaaccatgcgatatggaccattctggaAAAACTCCatgaggaaggtatgctcattagcataatctattattagcccctgctcgaggtaatcttgcgcagtgttgcttctgcccacatacaaCGTGCTGaaaaacgtctcgtacaaagaaagTCTGGCATGCGTCAGACTAATAAGTAAacaacttctggctgcgcgagaccactgataaaaatgaccattgcagagactctgtgacgtaggcatatattttttacaattaaaaatgctctcaaaagacgatatggaatgattattcaTTAACATTTGccgaactatataccttctaattatcactttacataaataggtcggcgtaAGGTctcgtgcttttctttcctcgtgacaatatacggCAAAAGTCCATAATGAggtcacggtgacccgttataaatgtttcgccagcttcgctattttgccgctacgaggcgcgttgggtccttgcgtcaaggtcaaggaggataccgcggtgacgtcacatcacgtgatcccgacccatattagtgatcgctatggccaatcagattcagtctactgacagcaccagcactgaacacatctccacgtctcactgtctggagcgctcctgtacacaaaaacaccaatagacatgaaatattgcaatacctagtatggattcttcctgtgtaaaataaaatttacagagcagattaacttccacgaataaaaaagacgtttggcgtggccaaagtgcggaaataatgtctccgctaaaatacactacgaaatacactaatcaatgcactacgcaatatacagtagagatgcagttgagtttgttattgttttgacttagaagctcgcccatatcataatatattcatgtattcatgaagtatgaactcatttctgtcacatacaactctaagaacagtcaatttctccttaaatcatcaccgaaaccgcgatatccgcaggaagatttcgttctagtgtccgaaaatgcatgatcttacaggggcgctaactcgacaaatagaggggatctatggggatctatgcgagttttaggtataacaggtctcgaacttgtaaatctgtaaacatgactccaaatcccattatgataatgaagagattgccccatatctgggagactgttttgaaaccatcgctaattttggaagatcggtgcccggctatttggtttaaaaaaccctatttttccccatcaaaacagcacttttcattattcaaatgatagcttattgtctgaagacttatttcatagcagaaaagtactaataactctgatttgatgcgaaaaatctaacttttttgatgacttgattttcccttggccgtggatcgagtttgtttacaatatgcagcgccatcttggaaaaagccgtgacgtcaccgcagtATCCTCCTTGCgtcaaggttgtgactgtctttccGCATCGAAACAAGTGGTGCCCTTTTTAATTAACAACCCAGTATGTCACCATCCCCACTAATCACCTTCGAATACATCCACCAGCCTCCCTCCCATCCAGCAGTGTTCATTGCAGAAGTATGTTTCTTTCCTGAGACGtccactgatgcttgtcttcaagacaggttgttcccccaatgcactgtcGCTTAGAGCTAGCACTATTCTGTCTTCAGGATGGGTAGTTCCCTCAATACACCAGAGCTAGTGCTGATCCGTCTTCAAGATGGAGTGCCCCAATTTGCCATCAcccagagcaagcactgatctgtctccaagATGGGCTGTGCCCCCAATACAACAGCGCCAACACTGATCTTTCTTCAGGATGGGTTGTTTCAATCGCCCAATGCACTATACtcccagagctggcactgatgTTTGTCTCCAATGTGGGTTGTTCTCCTAGCGAACCATCtaccagagctagcactgatctgtcttcaagatgggttgttccccttGTGCTATATCACCCAGAGCTGGCTGCCTGCAGATAGGTTGTTCCCTTCAGTACACCTACCATCAACATCGAGGAAAGTTTATGAAGCTGAGGTTGTCTGCAAGTGGAATTCTCTCATACGGGAAGGCAAGAGACGTGATTTGCCTTGCGTGAGGACCGAATTCAGTGCAGCTGTCTCGTTAGCCCATTAAAATGGGCTTCGATCCGCTCTGTACGCTGTTCACTTA of Lineus longissimus chromosome 17, tnLinLong1.2, whole genome shotgun sequence contains these proteins:
- the LOC135501089 gene encoding ras GTPase-activating protein nGAP-like isoform X11, coding for MLCVRGGGRIERSDDYYASASSVDAYIKSSTLDARTPTSTPSPAETSYERAIAGSLDRRCSIPIVTEPSNSDENMEGSSSPASRFANFFTKKGFKSNLKRTKSVTKLDRKRAGSALEHDPGSKGSSLKRSFSLGRISRKTAEASSTTSTSHKPPDENKLRPPIPTRMRTSRSHESLLIAPSMFHTVDLSAKDTDVRPLHQSLLNQNHCFQVSNKSCHKYYSCRSAAEREKWLQSLRKTMSPNQDQMRRVNNSLQLWVLEAKNVTTKKRYFCEICLDRTLYARTSSKTKGDMLFWGEHFDFNNLPDVEIITVNIYKEAEKKRKKEKNLLLGYINIPVHEVRNRTLVERWYTASSGLVGKGKENKGELPLIRIKARFQTVNILPMEMYQDLIQCLSEDYQTLVDVLEPLVSVKAKEEVATSLVHVFQRLNKVKDLLTNIVMVEIDRLENEHMTFRGNSIATKSIEAFMKLVGEKYLQDTLSEFVKTIIDAPDDCEVDPTRLANPQSLQRNQTNLVMYCEMAWCKIINSFCYFPKELKEVFASFRECCVERNREETCDNLISASIFLRFLCPAILSPSLFGLSQEYPNEKAARNLTLIAKTIQNLANFTKFGGKEEFMTFMNDFVEQEWGTMKSFLRKISTREETTNLLEFDGYVDLGRELSILHSLLIETLDKVFTLQPGEARLTRLTTTLARVTDALDNPSQTLKRKPSSGGAANYDNLSLYSSSSSTKENDTPKLNMRDYNDADLSRVNDKSVMQNLARAHRSYSLTGGSRSGVAHDLNTADDYVLFGALEENPNLSPSTSNRAEIKDLKANEHKLNQSWNQMLKAAEVVNGDVMDLIAFVDEGHGEGPNTSLDQDNGSQISISQVSNVASSGYQSFGYSQSSSPVDPSVLHSDQLTNSNTNSNRSPVTQQRTQPLSFSNPVYRLNAGLAKLPKPSKASRSSSVSSEDDGILLTRMPTPPKNVSSKPPTDLAVPRMNTINSASEECLTMPPSGLQRHHRSASLTSAPGFYRSVSNSTSPLSPNHPMANQEGFWYKEGNLQTNNLSQSVDLTSYNHHNQQQQRRPMRRTSTDTVISQSQYQYPDGRGATSPPESPRYGSLTYSQRRASLPQNNVRMGVRIVQRKLHEQEKTKEQVMEESWYESELNALSKMLAETQHKLQDAECRLTQQDSSKTDLMREWQQRLVETESAVKRQQMEKEEQSKHLIQRYSGRSESHLQETQLRQQQQQQQLQRPYSDYRAESCPQLLSRHHRQESESPPVILRHSQNQANIKSRLVGMENELRREQTEMSSILSQKQNVITSQEKRIHNLDVANSRLLGALGQLKDRYTVPSRNGIANSNMPRAQLSMTESGEFKNSSC